A genomic window from Ruminiclostridium cellulolyticum H10 includes:
- a CDS encoding YibE/F family protein, which yields MESNLTKKLINKKTYIYITTIIISILLLYIGNRFTTNNLDILKDVDGVEAQTASVVKIIKTSKTEYNLGGDIPNEGKDIAFSAKLLSGKDKDKQITAYQTIDPFIGASQKEVEPGDKVILYKLDNKDSEYDWVMAEYLRTNVLLVLGIIFFILLLIFGRSKGFNTILSLIFTFAAIFAVFVPAVLQGFNIYIWSIITCLFIICMTLLIVYGPSKKSFSAGIGCIGGVLVSGILIAIMDKLLKLTGLVSEESLYLLRINTKHPIDLKAIVFAAILIGAIGAIMDVSMSIAASLAEIQEKLEYTPFSLLLKSGISIGKDIMGTMANTLILAYIGSSLSVVLLLVSYNSSLIELLNKEMIVVEILQSLIGSIGILFTMPLTSLVCSYLYSDRIKLPKIDVTGLDKTKIPDEDDYNDGWR from the coding sequence ATGGAATCTAATCTTACAAAAAAACTAATAAATAAAAAAACTTATATATATATAACGACTATTATCATTTCTATATTACTTTTGTACATTGGAAACAGGTTTACCACCAATAATCTGGATATTCTAAAAGATGTTGACGGTGTTGAAGCACAGACTGCAAGTGTTGTTAAAATAATCAAAACAAGTAAAACCGAATACAATCTGGGCGGAGATATCCCCAATGAAGGAAAGGATATAGCTTTTTCGGCAAAACTTTTATCAGGAAAGGACAAAGATAAGCAAATTACCGCCTATCAAACCATTGACCCTTTTATAGGTGCCTCACAAAAAGAAGTGGAACCGGGAGACAAAGTGATTTTATATAAGCTTGATAACAAGGATTCTGAGTATGATTGGGTCATGGCGGAATACCTGAGAACAAATGTACTTTTGGTACTGGGAATCATCTTTTTTATCCTGCTTCTGATATTCGGAAGGTCTAAGGGGTTCAACACAATATTGTCACTTATATTTACATTCGCAGCTATATTTGCAGTATTTGTACCTGCGGTATTACAGGGCTTTAACATTTATATATGGTCTATTATAACCTGTTTATTTATTATTTGTATGACTTTACTCATCGTCTACGGTCCCAGCAAGAAGAGCTTTTCTGCCGGTATCGGCTGTATAGGGGGTGTGCTGGTATCTGGTATTTTAATAGCCATTATGGATAAGCTTCTGAAACTTACCGGGCTTGTCAGCGAAGAATCCCTCTATTTGTTACGCATTAATACTAAGCACCCGATAGATTTAAAAGCTATAGTATTTGCAGCTATTCTTATCGGAGCAATCGGGGCAATAATGGACGTATCCATGTCAATTGCCGCATCACTTGCGGAAATACAGGAGAAACTTGAATACACTCCCTTCAGTTTGCTGTTAAAATCGGGAATATCTATTGGAAAAGATATAATGGGAACAATGGCCAACACACTTATACTTGCTTATATAGGTAGTTCACTTTCTGTGGTTCTTCTTCTGGTTTCCTATAATAGTTCACTGATAGAGCTTCTTAACAAAGAAATGATAGTAGTTGAAATTCTTCAATCGTTGATAGGCAGTATAGGCATTCTATTTACAATGCCGCTTACCTCTCTTGTTTGCAGCTACCTGTATTCCGATAGAATCAAACTCCCGAAAATAGATGTTACTGGCCTTGACAAAACAAAAATACCCGACGAAGATGATTACAATGATGGGTGGAGATAG
- a CDS encoding ABC transporter substrate binding protein — translation MTFKNVKKVILTGFVIVTLLLFFESTIVLAIDNAVIEDVQPKKNILILHSYNEGLAWTSNQNTGIIEMIDKEYPNTSTYVEYMDWKNYPTSNILSYLSDYFEFKYTQKHIDLIITTDDAAFKFALLNRKQIFSDAPIVFSGVNQEDVSKIAKHYKNYTGVIENIDPTETFRIALRINPNLKKVYVVFDNSESGLSTGRLVMDKVKAMNLEPIPMNNMSFNELLKVVSKLDNTSIVFFATYYSDGNGKMLEFNLASREISKYSSVPLYHQYDFGLNKGAFGGDMVSGRLCGNYAAKLAVRILKGESASDIKIISPKATRVVFDYEQLKRFEVPVWKLPKTAEIINKPFSFFETYKRLVVYVIGAFSILTLFLVVLLVYIRKIRNIRKQLYLSNEELTQTYEELVASDEELRHQLDEIRSIQKSLSQSEEKYNFMALHDVLTGLPNRRSLLEDSSRFLGINTGKKTVLLFIDMDNFKYINDTMGHEFGDELINKAGQRLKTALKDLGTLYRLGGDEFILLIYNIENQFEAEDFMSQVLQSFKDEFEIGNSVLHITFSIGAALYPDHGNNIEDLIKCADIAMYKAKEQGKNRYVLYDRDMDKAFSERMTIEKLLHTAMDNNEFEVYYQPQFDLQSQKITGLEALLRWKSSELGNVSPIKFIKVAEDTHLIIPLGEWVLNQACAFVKELHEKGLQGLTVSVNISTIQILQSGFTRKIIDIINSHKLNPECLELEITETILIESFTTVFRKLNKLKKMGIRIALDDFGKGYSSLNYLKQLPISTLKIDKSFIDSVSIDEEGRTITRHIITLGKSLGMTIIAEGVEFNEQLEYLKKYHCDRIQGYLFSKPLPGEDVKKLLIV, via the coding sequence ATGACATTTAAAAATGTAAAAAAGGTTATTTTGACGGGTTTTGTAATTGTTACTTTGCTATTATTTTTTGAAAGTACGATTGTTTTAGCAATTGATAATGCAGTAATTGAGGATGTCCAGCCCAAAAAAAATATTTTGATACTGCATTCATATAATGAAGGCTTGGCATGGACAAGTAATCAGAATACCGGAATAATTGAAATGATTGATAAGGAATACCCAAATACCAGTACATATGTAGAATATATGGATTGGAAAAATTATCCCACTTCTAATATACTATCTTATTTATCTGACTACTTCGAATTTAAATATACACAAAAACATATAGATTTAATAATAACTACTGACGATGCCGCTTTTAAATTTGCATTACTCAACAGAAAACAAATATTCTCCGATGCACCTATTGTTTTTTCAGGAGTTAATCAAGAAGATGTTTCCAAAATAGCCAAGCATTATAAAAACTATACCGGGGTAATTGAAAATATCGATCCTACTGAAACTTTCAGAATAGCTTTAAGAATAAATCCCAACTTAAAGAAAGTTTATGTGGTGTTTGATAACTCTGAAAGCGGCTTATCAACAGGCCGGTTGGTAATGGACAAAGTAAAGGCCATGAATCTAGAACCCATACCAATGAATAATATGAGTTTCAATGAGCTTTTAAAGGTTGTAAGTAAACTGGATAATACAAGCATTGTATTCTTTGCAACTTATTATAGTGACGGAAATGGAAAAATGCTAGAATTTAATCTGGCATCCAGAGAGATAAGCAAGTATAGCAGTGTACCTTTATATCACCAATATGACTTTGGATTAAATAAGGGGGCCTTCGGCGGGGATATGGTAAGCGGCAGACTGTGCGGAAACTACGCAGCAAAGCTTGCTGTGCGGATATTAAAGGGAGAATCTGCTTCAGATATAAAGATTATATCACCTAAAGCAACAAGAGTAGTTTTTGACTATGAACAGTTGAAACGTTTTGAAGTACCTGTCTGGAAGCTTCCTAAAACTGCCGAAATAATTAATAAGCCATTTTCGTTTTTTGAAACATACAAGCGGCTCGTTGTATATGTTATAGGTGCTTTTTCAATACTGACCCTGTTTTTGGTAGTTCTCCTTGTATATATAAGGAAAATTAGAAATATTCGTAAGCAATTATATCTGAGTAATGAGGAGCTTACTCAAACATATGAAGAACTGGTTGCCTCGGATGAAGAGTTGAGGCATCAGCTGGACGAAATCCGTTCCATACAGAAGAGCCTGTCCCAAAGCGAGGAAAAGTACAACTTCATGGCTTTACATGATGTCTTAACAGGTCTTCCCAACAGACGTTCTTTACTTGAGGATTCTTCAAGGTTTTTAGGTATTAATACCGGGAAAAAGACTGTATTACTATTTATTGATATGGACAATTTTAAATATATTAACGATACAATGGGGCATGAATTCGGTGATGAACTAATAAACAAGGCAGGCCAAAGACTTAAAACGGCTCTTAAAGATCTCGGAACATTGTACCGCTTGGGTGGTGATGAATTTATCCTGCTTATATATAATATTGAAAATCAGTTCGAGGCAGAGGATTTTATGTCTCAAGTTCTTCAAAGCTTCAAGGACGAATTTGAAATCGGAAATAGTGTACTTCATATCACTTTCAGCATCGGAGCAGCACTATATCCTGACCATGGAAACAATATTGAGGATTTAATAAAATGTGCGGATATAGCAATGTATAAGGCCAAGGAACAGGGTAAAAACAGGTATGTACTTTACGATAGGGACATGGATAAGGCTTTTTCCGAAAGAATGACAATAGAAAAGTTGTTGCACACTGCTATGGATAATAATGAATTTGAGGTATATTACCAGCCTCAATTTGATTTGCAATCTCAAAAAATAACCGGCCTTGAAGCTTTACTCAGATGGAAAAGTTCAGAGCTTGGAAATGTTTCACCTATAAAATTTATTAAAGTTGCAGAAGATACTCATTTAATCATACCTTTAGGGGAATGGGTATTGAATCAGGCATGTGCGTTTGTTAAGGAGCTACATGAAAAGGGTTTACAAGGCTTGACCGTATCAGTAAATATATCAACAATACAGATTCTCCAGTCGGGATTTACACGTAAGATAATTGATATAATAAATAGTCATAAGCTCAATCCTGAATGTCTTGAACTTGAAATTACTGAAACTATTTTAATTGAGTCATTTACTACTGTTTTCAGAAAATTAAACAAACTAAAAAAAATGGGTATAAGAATAGCCTTGGATGATTTTGGTAAAGGGTACTCCTCGTTGAACTATTTGAAGCAGCTTCCAATATCAACTTTAAAAATAGATAAATCCTTTATTGACAGTGTTTCAATAGACGAGGAGGGCAGGACTATAACCCGTCATATAATCACTTTGGGAAAATCGCTGGGAATGACAATTATTGCTGAAGGTGTAGAATTCAATGAGCAGCTGGAATACCTGAAAAAATACCACTGCGACAGGATACAGGGATATCTGTTCTCTAAGCCTTTGCCCGGAGAAGATGTTAAAAAGCTTTTGATTGTGTGA
- a CDS encoding DUF134 domain-containing protein, whose product MPRPKKCRRVGFIPGNACFHPEIKSQVQVVLSIEEVEAIRLADYLAIGQDGAAESMNISRGTFQRIINSARKKMADALIHGKTIRIDGGNYQVESGRSCCRRQSGECRTVNCDRCTGCMDCHKSTNI is encoded by the coding sequence ATGCCGAGACCAAAAAAATGCAGAAGAGTTGGTTTTATACCAGGTAATGCTTGTTTTCACCCCGAAATCAAAAGTCAGGTTCAAGTTGTTTTGAGCATTGAGGAGGTTGAGGCCATCAGACTTGCAGACTATCTGGCAATCGGTCAGGATGGAGCTGCAGAAAGCATGAATATTTCCAGAGGAACTTTTCAAAGGATTATAAATTCTGCAAGAAAAAAGATGGCAGATGCATTGATACATGGTAAGACTATTCGGATAGACGGGGGAAATTATCAGGTTGAGTCAGGCAGGAGCTGCTGCAGGAGACAAAGTGGGGAATGCAGGACTGTAAACTGTGACAGGTGTACAGGTTGTATGGACTGTCACAAATCAACAAATATATAA
- a CDS encoding iron-sulfur cluster carrier protein MrpORP, whose product MVDNGCSCGGTDCGSSDCGGSCPSGDGRPQTFLEKTHKLNSIKRVIGVVSGKGGVGKSLVTSTLSVMMRRKGYEVGVLDADITGPSIPRIFGINKKAQGSELGIYPQMSPNGIKVMSVNLMLGQDDAPVIWRGPIIAGVVKQFWTDVIWGEVDYLFLDMPPGTGDVPLTVFQSIPLDGIVIVTYPQDLVSMIVKKAYNMAKEMNIPILGIVENMSYLKCPDCGKEINVFGQSKINEVAEGLQLKVLGKMPIDPCVAELCDKGEIEKVNHEHLGNAVSYIENRLPVGKENEIMKIAIATEGNNISSHFGKCEVFTVVEIENKTIKSKDAVSTEGNQHGLLPGFLTSLGIETVIAGGMGDGARQKLEDTNIQIISGISGNIDEVIQLYLEGNLKSKSSGCSGHEHSHEHNHGKCGCSCGNP is encoded by the coding sequence ATGGTAGACAATGGATGCAGTTGTGGCGGAACAGATTGTGGATCAAGTGATTGCGGAGGCAGTTGTCCTTCCGGGGACGGCCGCCCACAGACTTTTTTGGAAAAAACCCATAAGCTCAATTCAATTAAAAGAGTTATAGGGGTTGTAAGCGGTAAGGGGGGAGTGGGAAAATCTCTTGTAACCTCAACCTTATCTGTAATGATGAGAAGGAAAGGCTATGAAGTAGGGGTGCTTGACGCTGACATTACGGGGCCTTCAATACCGAGGATATTTGGAATTAATAAAAAGGCACAGGGAAGCGAGCTTGGTATTTACCCCCAAATGTCCCCTAATGGTATCAAGGTAATGTCAGTTAACCTGATGCTTGGCCAGGACGATGCTCCCGTTATATGGAGAGGACCGATTATAGCAGGTGTTGTAAAACAATTCTGGACGGATGTAATATGGGGAGAGGTTGACTATCTGTTCCTTGATATGCCGCCTGGAACAGGCGATGTTCCCTTGACAGTGTTTCAGTCAATTCCTTTGGATGGAATAGTTATTGTTACTTACCCACAGGATTTGGTTTCGATGATAGTTAAAAAGGCCTATAATATGGCAAAGGAAATGAATATTCCTATACTGGGTATCGTCGAAAATATGAGCTATTTAAAATGTCCTGACTGCGGTAAGGAAATAAACGTTTTTGGACAAAGTAAAATAAATGAGGTAGCGGAGGGCCTACAGCTCAAGGTATTGGGTAAGATGCCTATAGACCCTTGTGTTGCGGAATTGTGTGACAAGGGTGAAATTGAAAAGGTTAATCATGAACATTTGGGAAATGCTGTATCGTATATTGAAAATAGATTACCTGTTGGAAAGGAGAATGAGATAATGAAAATTGCAATTGCAACTGAAGGAAACAATATTTCCTCTCATTTTGGAAAATGTGAGGTTTTTACAGTAGTTGAAATAGAGAATAAAACCATAAAAAGTAAGGATGCAGTTAGTACAGAAGGTAATCAACACGGTCTTCTTCCGGGTTTTCTGACTTCACTGGGTATAGAGACCGTAATAGCCGGAGGAATGGGAGATGGTGCAAGGCAGAAGCTTGAAGATACTAATATTCAGATTATATCCGGAATCAGCGGAAATATTGATGAAGTAATACAGCTTTATCTTGAAGGAAATTTGAAATCAAAAAGTTCCGGGTGTTCAGGCCATGAACATTCACATGAACATAATCATGGTAAGTGTGGTTGCAGCTGCGGAAACCCATAA
- a CDS encoding YeiH family protein produces MVWIRKNTAGILLALGIAIVASWLGGIFPIIGGPVFGILFGIIINNTIGKPAWSESGVKFTSKKILQYAIVLLGTGLSLTQVWKTGLESLYVMLFTLSFAFISAYGFGKLLKVPFNLTSLIGVGTAICGGSAIAAVSPIIEAEEKEVAYSISTIFFFNILAVLIFPPLGHLLGFSDTAFGLWAGTAINDTSSVVAAGYAYSNTAGAYATIVKLTRTTMIIPISLVYAAVTIARKRKAAKQDDTVSYSFKSIFPWFIVAFLAASLLNTLGVFSSSAVSFLSGTGKFFIVMALSAVGLNANFKEMLKTGFKPLFLGLVVWFTVTIVSIVVQFMTGQV; encoded by the coding sequence ATGGTCTGGATAAGAAAAAACACTGCCGGAATACTATTGGCACTGGGTATAGCAATTGTCGCATCATGGCTGGGAGGCATTTTCCCAATTATAGGAGGCCCGGTTTTCGGAATACTGTTTGGTATTATAATTAATAATACAATTGGGAAACCTGCCTGGTCCGAAAGCGGTGTTAAATTTACATCAAAGAAAATTCTTCAGTATGCTATTGTTTTGTTGGGAACAGGTTTAAGTCTTACACAGGTATGGAAAACAGGCCTTGAATCCCTATATGTCATGCTGTTTACCCTGTCATTTGCCTTTATTTCAGCATACGGCTTCGGTAAACTTTTAAAAGTACCTTTTAATCTCACAAGCCTGATAGGAGTAGGAACGGCTATTTGCGGAGGCTCAGCCATAGCTGCGGTATCTCCCATAATAGAAGCCGAAGAAAAGGAAGTAGCATATTCAATATCAACTATTTTTTTCTTTAACATTTTAGCTGTCTTAATCTTCCCACCTCTTGGGCATTTATTAGGATTTTCCGATACAGCCTTCGGTTTGTGGGCCGGAACAGCGATAAATGATACTTCTTCTGTTGTAGCGGCAGGTTATGCTTACAGTAATACTGCGGGAGCATATGCAACCATAGTCAAGCTGACCCGTACTACAATGATTATACCAATATCATTGGTTTATGCAGCAGTTACAATAGCTAGAAAAAGAAAAGCTGCAAAACAGGACGATACGGTTTCATACAGCTTCAAGAGTATTTTTCCATGGTTTATCGTCGCATTTCTCGCAGCATCACTCTTGAATACTCTTGGAGTATTTAGTAGTTCAGCAGTTTCATTTCTTTCGGGTACAGGTAAGTTTTTTATAGTTATGGCTCTGTCGGCTGTCGGATTAAACGCAAATTTCAAAGAAATGCTGAAAACAGGTTTCAAACCCCTTTTTCTAGGGTTAGTGGTATGGTTTACGGTGACAATCGTCAGTATAGTAGTTCAATTTATGACGGGTCAGGTATAA
- a CDS encoding LysR family transcriptional regulator, whose amino-acid sequence MIDPKITTFIWAAKLSSYTRAAEMLNLTQPAVTQHIKQLEEHYKVKLFKKVGRQICLTEEGELLFKYAKEFEASSLFIERTLRNKSAVNKHYNIGTTLTIGEFVLPGILGQYKKQHDNIDIIIHVHNTDENLKRLTNGELDLSIVEGPFDKNKYKHKKMRNDELVLVASPASSLAKKGAVIMEDIAFGGKLILREKGSGTRMILENKITEMGLSLSDLKVYMEVGSIGAIKSLVQANLGYTLVSMEAVRREVRDGTLVVVPITGVRIMREFNFIYTDMSQNSFIEEFINYIMSFRESVV is encoded by the coding sequence ATGATTGACCCTAAAATTACTACTTTTATTTGGGCTGCAAAACTGTCCAGCTATACAAGAGCCGCTGAAATGCTTAATTTAACGCAGCCTGCAGTTACACAGCATATCAAGCAGCTGGAGGAACACTATAAGGTTAAATTGTTTAAAAAAGTGGGAAGACAGATCTGTCTGACTGAGGAAGGCGAGCTTCTTTTTAAATACGCAAAAGAATTTGAGGCTAGTTCACTGTTCATAGAAAGAACTCTGAGAAATAAATCCGCTGTTAATAAGCATTACAACATCGGAACAACTCTTACAATCGGTGAATTTGTACTTCCGGGCATACTGGGACAATACAAAAAGCAGCATGATAACATTGATATTATCATACACGTTCACAATACCGATGAAAACTTGAAAAGGCTTACCAATGGCGAACTTGACTTGAGTATAGTTGAAGGTCCTTTTGACAAAAACAAATATAAACATAAAAAGATGAGGAATGATGAGCTGGTTCTGGTGGCTTCCCCTGCAAGCAGTTTAGCAAAAAAGGGAGCAGTAATAATGGAGGATATCGCCTTTGGAGGAAAACTTATACTAAGGGAAAAGGGCAGTGGAACAAGGATGATACTCGAAAACAAAATTACTGAAATGGGATTAAGTCTTTCTGATTTAAAGGTTTATATGGAGGTTGGGAGTATCGGTGCCATCAAATCACTGGTTCAGGCCAATCTGGGTTATACGTTAGTCTCTATGGAAGCAGTCAGAAGAGAAGTCAGGGATGGGACTTTGGTGGTAGTACCTATAACTGGAGTGAGAATAATGAGAGAGTTCAATTTTATTTATACAGATATGAGCCAAAATTCATTTATTGAAGAGTTCATAAATTATATTATGAGTTTCCGAGAGTCAGTTGTATAA
- a CDS encoding 4Fe-4S binding protein → MNTIKSFVHKWAWLLLIFFCIVGLVYPKAGIAAIICMLAPVAVSFFRGRMWCGNFCPRGSMNDILISKISRNKKIPRIMKNMWFRLIFLVVLMGAFTVQFSFAWGDMVQVGQVFVRMILITTGLTIVLGVIFSHRAWCVICPMGTMASLITKAGNSSRVKNVAFDKQRCVSCNLCTKSCPMEIDVLNFKSKGEVTHSDCLKCGECVVKCPKDVLEI, encoded by the coding sequence ATGAACACAATAAAGAGTTTTGTACACAAGTGGGCATGGTTGTTGCTTATTTTCTTTTGTATTGTAGGGTTGGTATATCCAAAAGCAGGCATTGCTGCTATAATATGTATGCTTGCACCTGTAGCTGTATCCTTTTTCAGGGGAAGGATGTGGTGCGGTAATTTCTGCCCCAGAGGCAGCATGAATGATATATTAATTTCTAAAATCAGCCGTAATAAAAAAATACCACGAATTATGAAAAATATGTGGTTCAGATTGATTTTTCTTGTGGTACTTATGGGAGCTTTTACGGTACAATTTTCATTTGCATGGGGCGATATGGTGCAGGTTGGACAGGTATTTGTCAGAATGATATTGATAACGACGGGGTTGACAATAGTTCTGGGAGTCATTTTCAGCCATAGAGCCTGGTGTGTTATTTGCCCTATGGGTACGATGGCCTCTTTAATTACCAAGGCAGGAAATAGTTCAAGGGTGAAAAACGTAGCTTTTGACAAACAAAGGTGTGTTAGCTGTAATCTTTGTACAAAATCCTGCCCAATGGAAATAGATGTACTGAACTTTAAGAGCAAAGGGGAAGTTACACACTCCGACTGCCTGAAATGCGGAGAATGTGTAGTAAAATGTCCAAAAGACGTACTTGAAATATAA
- a CDS encoding C-GCAxxG-C-C family (seleno)protein, with the protein MSAIKAKNNYIGVNGSRMNCAQAVLSAFKEKYNIQDDLVERFRNYGGGRAPDGLCGAYYAVKYILSNYDKERVAELEKYFLENAGALQCSNIRGLKKLSCVGCVEKSSEFLEKHG; encoded by the coding sequence ATGTCTGCTATTAAAGCTAAAAATAATTATATAGGCGTAAACGGCAGTAGGATGAATTGTGCACAAGCAGTATTAAGTGCTTTTAAGGAAAAATACAATATTCAAGATGATTTGGTTGAGCGCTTTAGAAACTATGGGGGAGGCAGAGCTCCGGATGGCCTTTGCGGTGCTTACTATGCGGTTAAGTATATTTTAAGCAATTACGATAAGGAAAGGGTTGCCGAACTGGAAAAATATTTTCTTGAAAATGCGGGAGCCCTGCAATGCAGCAACATTAGAGGGTTAAAAAAGCTCTCATGTGTAGGCTGTGTTGAAAAAAGCTCTGAATTTCTTGAAAAACATGGCTGA
- a CDS encoding PrsW family intramembrane metalloprotease — protein sequence MTQTKRRYWLRVLFVGFIVYAATILTFMLTGNIYLFPSIVLIGNFLVPVAFVSFFYEKRDWFSVNMSATALCFFYGGALGTIAASLLEPVFISELTFTTAFTVGIIEEFTKLIGVFIIARHRRYNSMLDGIILGSAAGMGFAAFESTGYAFTAFLQSGGSLTYTVFITLLRGITSPVGHGTWTAILSSVLLRESVQGRFYINGRVIKSYITVVVLHGLWDGFPLVIRYLFPWTYSVITGQILLGTTGLLILYNRWRESKLEFSEKKT from the coding sequence ATGACTCAAACAAAACGCAGATACTGGCTTCGTGTACTTTTTGTAGGGTTTATAGTTTATGCCGCTACAATTCTTACTTTTATGTTAACAGGTAACATCTATCTATTTCCAAGTATAGTACTTATAGGAAATTTTTTGGTACCTGTTGCCTTTGTCTCCTTTTTCTACGAAAAAAGAGATTGGTTCAGCGTCAATATGTCTGCTACTGCCTTGTGCTTTTTCTACGGAGGTGCTTTGGGCACTATTGCCGCATCATTGTTGGAACCGGTGTTTATAAGTGAGCTTACATTTACAACCGCCTTTACAGTCGGAATTATTGAAGAATTTACAAAACTTATAGGTGTATTTATCATTGCAAGACATAGACGATATAATTCAATGCTGGACGGTATTATTTTAGGCTCTGCGGCGGGAATGGGGTTTGCAGCCTTTGAAAGTACCGGGTATGCGTTTACTGCGTTTCTGCAAAGCGGCGGAAGCCTGACATACACTGTTTTTATTACTCTCCTGCGTGGTATAACTTCCCCCGTAGGTCATGGAACCTGGACTGCCATATTATCAAGCGTACTATTAAGAGAAAGTGTGCAAGGAAGATTTTATATCAATGGCAGAGTTATTAAATCATATATTACGGTAGTAGTTTTACATGGTCTATGGGATGGTTTTCCCTTGGTTATCAGGTACCTTTTTCCTTGGACGTATTCGGTTATCACAGGTCAAATATTACTAGGCACAACGGGGCTTTTGATTCTATACAACCGATGGCGTGAATCGAAATTGGAATTCAGTGAAAAAAAGACTTGA
- a CDS encoding flavodoxin domain-containing protein, translating into MKAVVVYKSKSGFVKKYAQWIAEELQADIYEASKIDVNMLMLYDTIIYGGGLYAVGINGLKILTKNLDKLKDKKLVAFATGATPSRSEDIEKVKNANFTPEQQKYIRFFYLRGGFDYTRLKLIDKVLMNLLKLKIKSKNKNKLIPDEKGMLAAYDEPIDFTSKKNIEELILYVKAK; encoded by the coding sequence GTGAAAGCAGTGGTAGTCTACAAATCAAAATCGGGTTTTGTAAAAAAATATGCGCAATGGATAGCAGAGGAGCTTCAAGCAGATATTTATGAGGCTTCAAAAATAGATGTTAATATGTTGATGCTATATGACACGATTATATATGGCGGAGGGCTTTATGCAGTTGGTATCAATGGACTAAAGATTTTAACAAAGAATTTAGACAAGCTGAAAGATAAAAAACTTGTAGCTTTTGCTACAGGAGCAACCCCATCAAGAAGTGAGGATATCGAAAAAGTAAAAAACGCTAACTTTACACCTGAACAGCAAAAGTATATACGATTCTTTTACCTGAGGGGCGGCTTTGATTATACTCGACTTAAGCTAATTGACAAAGTACTGATGAATTTATTGAAGCTGAAAATCAAGTCCAAGAATAAAAACAAATTGATTCCTGATGAAAAAGGTATGCTTGCAGCCTACGACGAGCCAATTGATTTTACCAGCAAAAAGAATATAGAGGAATTGATATTGTATGTGAAAGCAAAGTAA